A window from Zingiber officinale cultivar Zhangliang chromosome 7A, Zo_v1.1, whole genome shotgun sequence encodes these proteins:
- the LOC121999205 gene encoding uncharacterized protein LOC121999205, which translates to MTDTVRKATSVLLLSLFLLPYLMNDWAASAVTVMAGKGPWCVAKPQITREALQANIDYVCGFAGWVCDKIQKGAPCYSTSIIRQASYAMNAYFFVFGPKGIDCDFNGTARIVHVDPMFATGNGMARLCGSFCGAYVSVSHEGEGERRVKLPLACSGISEIPPPGAGSVGKLVVCLQHGATVRVSPVAMWDNIPVCWLKTSNNHQLANPAFTLIYLPPTISWGRRRGPLGGGTCLLQQGISEIPYTSNSGVRKEVDMFFGQMEILVRSVAVLY; encoded by the exons ATGACGGACACAGTGAGAAAGGCCACAAGTGTTCTTCTTTTATCTTTGTTCCTCCTCCCATACCTAATGAATGACTGG GCAGCATCGGCGGTGACGGTCATGGCTGGCAAAGGGCCGTGGTGCGTGGCCAAGCCGCAGATAACAAGGGAGGCACTCCAGGCGAACATCGACTATGTCTGCGGGTTTGCCGGATGGGTTTGCGACAAGATACAGAAAGGTGCACCGTGCTACTCCACAAGCATCATCAGACAGGCATCCTATGCCATGAATGCCTACTTCTTCGTGTTTGGCCCCAAGGGAATCGACTGCGACTTCAATGGTACCGCCCGCATCGTCCACGTTGATCCCA TGTTTGCAACTGGGAATGGAATGGCTAGGCTTTGTGGTTCCTTCTGTGGTGCTTATGTTTCGG TGAGCCatgaaggggaaggggagagaagggtaaAGCTTCCCCTTGCATGCTCGGGAATCAGCGAAATTCCGCCCCCAGGGGCTGGATCAGTTGGTAAGTTGGTGGTATGTTTGCAGCATGGAGCGACGGTTCGAGTGTCGCCAGTTGCAATGTGGGATAATATCCCCGTCTGCTGGCTTAAAACCTCGAACAACCATCAACTTGCCAACCCAGCATTCACCCTGATTTACCTTCCTCCTACAATATCATGGGGCAGGcgtagggggccgctgggcggcggaaCCTGCCTTTTGCAGCAGGGAATCAGCGAAATTCCTTACACCTCAAATTcgggtgtaaggaagg AAGTAGATATGTTCTTTGGGCAAATGGAGATATTAGTTCGATCTGTTGCGGTTCTGTATTGA